From the genome of Armatimonadota bacterium, one region includes:
- a CDS encoding methyltransferase, which produces MDTRSLRRCTDLLGALRLASPAGRQSAGTLRKLRQIEGMLPWLLGPIRQSAALPPTIIEFGCGKGCLSFFLAAALRGLGIAPVRILGVDRNLDLMSRCMQARSTLGWDEVNFTAATCEEFAIPAPPLLVTSLHACDVVTDHVLAAGIHFAAENIVAAPCCQSTVQRSLRHNAHDHQWGYVARSFPLLGSRFSEFVTEAMRCLALRASGYEVRVREFVSSTATPKNVVIVARRAGLRGERAMDELRRLQATLGLKCEVLASLARRHAAAARPEPARRKEG; this is translated from the coding sequence ATGGACACCCGTTCGCTCCGTCGGTGCACAGACCTGCTCGGTGCCCTCCGCCTCGCGTCGCCTGCTGGCCGTCAGTCGGCCGGCACGCTTCGCAAGCTCCGGCAGATCGAGGGAATGCTTCCCTGGCTCCTGGGGCCGATCCGTCAGAGCGCAGCCCTCCCCCCGACTATCATCGAGTTCGGGTGTGGCAAAGGGTGCTTGAGTTTCTTCCTGGCCGCAGCTCTGCGCGGCCTCGGGATCGCGCCGGTACGCATTCTCGGTGTCGACCGCAACCTCGACCTCATGAGTCGCTGCATGCAGGCTCGCAGCACTCTCGGCTGGGACGAGGTCAACTTCACCGCGGCTACCTGCGAGGAATTCGCCATCCCAGCCCCCCCGCTTCTCGTCACCTCCCTTCATGCTTGCGACGTGGTGACGGACCACGTGCTTGCTGCCGGCATCCATTTCGCAGCGGAGAACATCGTCGCCGCGCCGTGCTGCCAGTCGACCGTTCAGCGCTCGCTCCGCCACAACGCTCACGACCATCAGTGGGGTTATGTCGCCCGCTCGTTTCCACTCCTCGGCAGCCGGTTCTCGGAATTTGTCACCGAGGCTATGCGCTGCCTGGCTCTGCGCGCATCCGGTTACGAGGTCCGAGTGCGCGAGTTCGTCTCCAGCACCGCAACGCCCAAGAACGTTGTGATTGTTGCGCGCCGCGCAGGGCTGCGTGGTGAGCGCGCGATGGACGAATTGCGGCGCTTGCAGGCAACACTGGGCCTCAAGTGCGAGGTGCTCGCTTCGCTGGCGCGGCGACATGCGGCTGCCGCGCGGCCTGAGCCTGCTCGCAGGAAGGAAGGCTGA
- a CDS encoding glycosyltransferase family 4 protein: MRLAHITYTYLPLVGGGDVYVENLRRALAARGHRQLVIARASSADAPWFVPAPNPLRGLPAEFWTHLLGLAARVAVIRAQDAVIAHYPVYALAAALVGGRTRVVGLSHGVTWDDRPGALRSRVKRALARAAFRRCAAFVANDSAFLREMGLEVAPGDRFFEQVAPGRWFIPNCVDTERFRPNRGWDKLRTLRPIVVPRNLYFNRGAHLAIAAFARFRRVHPGARLVVVGAPSRRDYARWLRRLVRELDLRDEVLFWGSVAHADMPAVYASAEMVVIPSVAGEGTSLSALEAMACGAATLSTDIGGLADLPTEHCAPHAASLAQAMARVYEQRAEIGARQREQVRRTFSRERWENAWASVIASLA; encoded by the coding sequence ATGCGCCTGGCGCACATCACATACACCTACCTGCCCCTGGTCGGCGGCGGCGACGTCTATGTCGAGAACCTGCGCCGCGCCCTGGCCGCGCGCGGGCATCGCCAGCTTGTCATCGCCCGCGCGTCGAGCGCTGATGCGCCGTGGTTCGTGCCGGCGCCGAACCCTTTGCGCGGCCTGCCGGCGGAGTTCTGGACCCACCTCCTGGGCCTGGCGGCGCGGGTCGCCGTCATCCGCGCCCAGGACGCGGTCATCGCCCACTACCCGGTCTATGCGCTGGCGGCAGCTCTGGTCGGAGGGCGCACACGTGTCGTCGGCCTCTCCCATGGCGTGACCTGGGACGACCGCCCGGGGGCGCTGCGCAGCCGCGTCAAGCGCGCGTTGGCGCGCGCCGCCTTCCGCCGCTGCGCCGCCTTCGTCGCCAATGACAGCGCCTTCCTGCGCGAGATGGGCCTCGAGGTCGCGCCGGGCGATCGTTTCTTCGAGCAGGTGGCGCCGGGGCGCTGGTTCATCCCCAACTGCGTGGACACCGAGCGCTTTCGCCCCAACCGGGGATGGGATAAGCTGCGGACGCTGCGCCCGATAGTGGTACCCCGCAACCTCTACTTCAACCGCGGCGCGCATCTCGCCATCGCCGCCTTCGCCCGCTTCCGGCGGGTGCACCCTGGGGCGCGGCTGGTCGTCGTCGGCGCGCCCAGCCGACGGGATTACGCGCGCTGGCTGCGGCGCCTGGTGCGCGAGCTCGACTTGCGCGACGAGGTCCTGTTCTGGGGGTCGGTCGCTCACGCCGACATGCCCGCCGTTTACGCCTCGGCCGAAATGGTCGTCATCCCCTCCGTCGCGGGCGAGGGCACCTCCCTGTCGGCGCTGGAGGCGATGGCCTGCGGCGCCGCCACTCTCTCGACCGACATCGGCGGGCTGGCGGACCTGCCGACCGAGCACTGCGCACCCCACGCGGCGAGCCTGGCGCAGGCGATGGCGCGGGTGTACGAACAGCGCGCGGAGATCGGCGCGCGCCAGCGGGAGCAGGTGCGCCGGACCTTCTCGCGCGAACGCTGGGAGAACGCCTGGGCGAGCGTCATCGCCTCGCTGGCATGA
- a CDS encoding glycosyltransferase family 39 protein, with protein sequence MKPYQVERIERACLAAVMLAAMGLRFAGLRWGLPSAAHLFSYHPDEAPLLGPVWYMLNTGDWDPHFYNYGTFYIYLVAVCAKFGALLGLVPLPEGGWTELHLLARSLTALLGVGTVYLVYVIGKDLGGPPVGLGSAALLAVLPAHVVNSHYATVDVLATFLIVLLLAVLPRLFGMADLAIYLVAGLALGLATAAKYTMILGLVPLLFAHLFARDEQGYAPSLLMPIAGLAAAALAFWAVTPFLLLLGDDGLHLNPDFLRDLHFELQHMRIGGTPAFAATGNGWLYHLLRALPAGMGYPALLLGLVGAGLMLRRGPSTSLGTGSGVAMVLLSFALPYFFVIGAGKERFLRYSLPLLPVLVIAGGYALERLRLATPPALAAWKGAVSPAVLGLAVLAGTTWYAGQMVGTMTAADPRTRAAEWLQARAAPRTRIGLASTPWYFTPPLTPFNGGLRSAEEFHRWQREKPPYRVIVTGWDAAALRRARSDFFVVSDTEYADLLRLGQSDPAALMAELPKRYDRLETFEHAPPMPALRPAKLTCPPDWLYTWPRVEVYH encoded by the coding sequence GTGAAGCCCTACCAAGTCGAGCGCATCGAGAGGGCCTGCCTCGCGGCGGTCATGCTGGCGGCGATGGGGCTGCGTTTCGCCGGGCTGCGCTGGGGGCTGCCGAGCGCAGCGCACCTGTTCTCCTACCACCCCGACGAAGCCCCTCTGCTCGGCCCCGTATGGTACATGCTCAACACCGGCGACTGGGATCCACACTTCTACAACTACGGCACTTTCTACATCTACCTTGTCGCCGTCTGCGCCAAGTTCGGCGCCCTCCTGGGCTTGGTGCCGCTGCCCGAAGGCGGCTGGACCGAGCTGCACTTGCTCGCCCGGTCGCTGACCGCGCTGCTGGGCGTGGGCACCGTGTACTTGGTGTACGTCATCGGCAAGGACCTCGGCGGGCCGCCGGTCGGCCTGGGTTCGGCGGCGCTGCTGGCGGTGCTCCCCGCGCACGTGGTCAACTCCCACTACGCGACCGTGGATGTTCTCGCCACCTTCCTGATCGTGCTGCTGCTGGCCGTGCTGCCGCGCCTGTTCGGGATGGCGGACCTCGCCATCTACCTGGTCGCCGGGCTCGCGCTGGGGCTGGCGACGGCCGCCAAGTACACGATGATCCTGGGGTTGGTGCCGCTGCTGTTCGCCCACCTCTTCGCGCGAGATGAGCAGGGCTACGCCCCCTCCCTGCTGATGCCGATCGCCGGCCTCGCCGCCGCCGCCCTGGCTTTTTGGGCGGTGACGCCCTTCCTGCTGCTCCTGGGGGACGACGGGCTTCACCTCAACCCCGATTTCCTGCGCGACCTGCACTTCGAGTTGCAGCACATGCGCATCGGCGGCACGCCGGCCTTCGCCGCCACCGGCAACGGTTGGCTCTACCATCTGCTGCGCGCCCTGCCGGCGGGCATGGGCTATCCGGCGCTGCTCCTGGGGCTGGTGGGAGCCGGGCTCATGCTGCGGCGCGGCCCCTCGACTTCGCTCGGGACAGGCTCCGGAGTGGCGATGGTGCTGCTGAGCTTCGCCCTGCCCTACTTCTTTGTCATCGGCGCGGGCAAGGAGCGGTTCCTGCGCTACAGCTTGCCCTTGCTGCCGGTGCTGGTGATCGCGGGCGGCTATGCGCTGGAGCGCCTGCGATTGGCGACTCCACCCGCGCTCGCCGCCTGGAAGGGGGCCGTCTCCCCGGCGGTGCTGGGCCTGGCGGTGTTGGCTGGCACCACCTGGTACGCGGGGCAGATGGTGGGCACCATGACCGCGGCCGATCCGCGCACCCGCGCCGCCGAGTGGCTGCAGGCGCGGGCTGCGCCCCGCACCCGCATCGGGCTCGCCTCCACGCCCTGGTATTTCACCCCGCCCCTAACCCCCTTCAACGGCGGGCTGCGCAGCGCCGAGGAGTTCCACCGGTGGCAGCGCGAGAAGCCGCCGTATCGCGTCATCGTCACCGGCTGGGACGCGGCGGCGCTGCGGCGGGCGCGCTCCGACTTCTTCGTCGTCAGTGATACGGAATATGCGGATCTGCTGCGGCTGGGGCAGTCGGATCCCGCGGCGCTGATGGCGGAGCTGCCCAAACGCTACGACCGGCTCGAGACCTTCGAGCATGCGCCCCCGATGCCGGCCCTGCGGCCCGCGAAGCTCACCTGCCCTCCCGACTGGCTCTACACCTGGCCGCGCGTGGAGGTGTACCACTAA
- a CDS encoding class I SAM-dependent methyltransferase translates to MYDAKKVREHFEKWGHEGLEGDPGHPTSRWTVPHVNHMILDRWLPTQGAVLDAGCGLGIEAVKMARRGLAVTALDISRSLLEHARHRADRAGVMDRITFVQADLTETLPFVGQPFNVCTALTGVVSHTNTRHRQAVTNLTACCVPGGLVIVGVDSYYGKIRQYLQSGMIEEAELLGDTRLTCTVSDTFADYCFTPVELAGLFADLGCRCEEMFAAPTVAAYGYVGVPDDAFARALDLERRFLGTPELLGTGEQIVAVFRKE, encoded by the coding sequence ATGTACGATGCAAAGAAGGTACGAGAGCATTTCGAGAAGTGGGGGCATGAGGGACTCGAAGGCGACCCAGGTCACCCTACATCGCGCTGGACCGTTCCCCATGTCAACCACATGATCCTGGATCGCTGGCTGCCTACGCAAGGTGCGGTGCTCGACGCAGGCTGCGGGCTGGGAATCGAAGCGGTCAAGATGGCTAGACGCGGGCTCGCGGTCACGGCGCTCGACATCTCGCGGTCCCTGCTGGAGCATGCCCGGCACCGCGCGGACCGGGCAGGCGTGATGGACAGAATCACATTCGTGCAGGCCGACTTGACTGAGACGCTTCCGTTCGTGGGGCAGCCGTTCAATGTGTGTACTGCGTTGACCGGTGTAGTCAGCCACACGAACACCCGCCATCGGCAGGCGGTGACCAACCTCACCGCCTGCTGCGTCCCCGGCGGCCTCGTCATCGTCGGCGTGGATTCCTACTACGGCAAGATCCGCCAGTACTTACAGTCCGGGATGATAGAAGAGGCGGAACTCTTGGGTGACACGCGATTGACCTGCACCGTCAGCGACACGTTCGCGGATTACTGCTTCACACCGGTAGAACTGGCTGGCCTATTCGCCGACCTCGGCTGCCGCTGCGAGGAGATGTTCGCCGCGCCGACGGTGGCCGCATACGGCTACGTGGGCGTGCCGGATGATGCCTTCGCCCGGGCGCTGGATCTGGAACGACGCTTCTTGGGCACGCCGGAGCTTCTGGGCACAGGTGAGCAGATCGTCGCGGTCTTCAGAAAGGAGTAG
- a CDS encoding GxxExxY protein, producing the protein MNADERRRALDAVTERVIGCALHVGHTLGCGFLEKVYENALAIELKRKGLGVEQQHGVAVRYEGEMVGDFVADLLVEGQVVVELKAAKSLDDAHMAQCLNYLKATGLTVCLLINFGTPRVEVKRVVSGF; encoded by the coding sequence ATGAACGCCGACGAACGCCGACGGGCACTGGACGCCGTCACCGAGCGCGTAATCGGGTGCGCTTTGCATGTTGGGCACACGCTCGGCTGTGGATTCCTGGAGAAGGTATACGAAAACGCTCTCGCCATCGAGCTGAAGCGCAAGGGCCTCGGCGTGGAGCAGCAACACGGGGTTGCGGTGCGCTACGAGGGCGAGATGGTGGGCGATTTCGTTGCCGACCTGCTGGTCGAAGGTCAGGTGGTTGTTGAGTTGAAGGCTGCGAAGTCGCTGGACGACGCGCACATGGCCCAGTGCCTCAACTACCTGAAAGCGACCGGGTTGACCGTATGCCTGCTCATCAACTTCGGCACGCCCAGAGTGGAAGTGAAGAGGGTCGTCAGTGGTTTCTGA
- the tyrS gene encoding tyrosine--tRNA ligase translates to MLDPEQQLKIITRHAVDIVTEEELLAKLREGRPLRVKYGADPSAPDLHLGHTVTMRAMRDLQELGHHIVFIIGDFTGMLGDPSGRSKTRPQLSREEIEENAKSYAAQVSKILDMTKAEVRYNSEWLAPLTAIDVVRLAGKATVARMLERDDFAQRYAAGQPLGVHELLYPILQGYDSVAIEADLELGGTDQIFNLLHGREMQAHAGQPRQVVITRPLIPGTDGAQKMSKSLGNYIGIAEPAEQMYGKVMSLPDEVIVMYLQLCTDVAEDDIRGMEAAMARGEMNPRDAKARLAREIVTLYHSADAA, encoded by the coding sequence GTGCTCGACCCCGAACAGCAACTGAAGATCATCACCCGCCACGCGGTGGACATCGTGACCGAGGAGGAACTGTTGGCGAAGCTGCGCGAGGGGCGCCCCCTGCGCGTCAAGTACGGCGCCGATCCCTCCGCGCCCGATTTGCACCTCGGCCATACGGTGACCATGCGCGCCATGCGCGACCTGCAAGAGCTCGGCCACCACATTGTATTCATCATCGGCGATTTCACCGGCATGCTGGGCGACCCCAGCGGCCGCAGCAAGACCCGGCCGCAGCTCTCGCGCGAGGAGATCGAAGAAAACGCGAAGAGCTATGCCGCGCAGGTGTCGAAGATTCTGGATATGACCAAGGCCGAGGTCCGCTACAACAGCGAGTGGCTCGCGCCCTTGACCGCGATAGACGTGGTGCGTCTGGCGGGCAAAGCCACCGTCGCGCGCATGTTGGAGCGCGACGACTTCGCCCAGCGCTACGCGGCGGGGCAGCCCCTGGGCGTGCACGAGTTGCTCTACCCGATTCTCCAGGGATATGATTCGGTCGCCATCGAGGCCGACCTCGAGCTCGGCGGCACCGACCAGATCTTCAACCTCCTGCACGGCCGCGAGATGCAGGCCCACGCGGGTCAGCCGCGGCAAGTGGTCATCACGCGGCCGCTCATCCCCGGCACCGACGGCGCCCAGAAGATGAGCAAGAGCCTCGGCAACTACATTGGCATCGCCGAGCCGGCGGAGCAGATGTACGGGAAGGTCATGTCCCTGCCCGACGAGGTGATCGTCATGTACCTCCAGTTGTGCACGGATGTCGCCGAGGATGACATTCGGGGCATGGAGGCGGCGATGGCCCGCGGCGAGATGAACCCCCGCGACGCTAAGGCGCGCCTGGCGCGGGAGATAGTGACGCTGTACCACTCGGCGGACGCGGC
- a CDS encoding glycosyltransferase family 4 protein codes for MNVLMITPHFAPRLGGVEKHVLRVSEELTRLGHAVTVLTRLWKPGWPRDEDLIGIHVRRVPGGMAKAVCDRQLDVLNRAQVIHCHDLYSYLRFIAPAWPGPRPPLFVTFHGYEGYPLRRTARWLRRRLAARAAATICMGEFIPRWYGHRCDLVSYGGVDSPPARVPDPPPQAPALYVGRLAPDTGIMRYVETLRRLRERGHDLPLVICGDGPLRDTVLSAARMAGVSVAVQGWTREVGPFLEGCRFAFVSGYLTILEAMAYRRLACALYDNPLKRDYLELFPASSHMVAADEPDRLAAAIARHLEQPEASSAGLDAAEAYARAQTWARVAALYLDLYRGRGLPA; via the coding sequence GTGAACGTGCTGATGATCACCCCCCACTTCGCTCCGCGGCTGGGCGGCGTCGAGAAGCACGTCCTGCGCGTGAGCGAGGAGCTGACGCGCCTCGGGCACGCGGTCACGGTGCTGACGCGCCTGTGGAAGCCGGGGTGGCCGCGGGACGAGGACCTCATCGGCATCCACGTGCGCCGCGTCCCCGGGGGGATGGCGAAAGCGGTGTGCGACCGCCAGCTCGACGTGCTGAACCGCGCGCAGGTCATTCACTGCCACGACCTCTACTCCTACCTGCGCTTCATCGCCCCCGCCTGGCCCGGGCCGCGGCCGCCGCTGTTCGTGACCTTTCACGGCTACGAGGGCTATCCCCTGCGTCGCACCGCCCGCTGGCTGCGGCGGCGTCTGGCCGCGCGCGCGGCGGCGACCATCTGCATGGGCGAGTTCATACCCCGCTGGTACGGCCACAGGTGCGACCTGGTATCGTACGGCGGCGTTGATTCCCCGCCCGCGCGCGTCCCTGATCCCCCGCCCCAGGCGCCCGCGCTCTACGTCGGCCGCCTCGCCCCCGACACCGGCATCATGCGATACGTCGAGACCCTGCGCCGGCTGCGCGAACGCGGGCACGACCTCCCGCTCGTCATCTGCGGCGACGGGCCGCTGCGCGACACGGTGCTGAGCGCCGCGCGGATGGCGGGAGTCAGCGTCGCCGTGCAGGGCTGGACGCGCGAGGTCGGGCCGTTTCTGGAGGGCTGCCGCTTCGCCTTCGTCTCCGGCTATCTCACCATCCTCGAGGCGATGGCCTATCGCCGCCTCGCCTGCGCGCTCTACGACAACCCGTTGAAGCGCGATTACCTCGAGCTGTTCCCGGCGTCATCCCACATGGTCGCCGCCGATGAGCCCGACCGCCTCGCCGCCGCCATCGCGCGCCACCTGGAGCAGCCGGAAGCGTCCAGCGCCGGCCTGGACGCCGCCGAGGCCTACGCCCGCGCGCAGACGTGGGCGCGAGTCGCAGCGCTCTACCTCGACCTCTACCGCGGCCGGGGGCTGCCGGCGTGA
- a CDS encoding 4-hydroxy-3-methylbut-2-enyl diphosphate reductase, with translation MEIIVADNAGFCFGVERALDMVKGEEEAGPRPLHTLGSLIHNPQVVERLRQEGVRQVSSLDEVAGGTVVIPSHGVGPEVSRQARERGLHVADATCPFVARAQDHVRALADGGYQVIILGDKGHPEVAGLVGAAGGQAVVIEHEDELAGIELRPRVGLVVQTTQAPARLGAVAAALAVRARELRAFNTICGATSQRQESALRLAQQVEVMVVVGGKNSANTNRLSQLCEQTGVPTHHVETAAELDPQWFRGARKTGVTAGASTPEWLIHEVVEALRRIGE, from the coding sequence GTGGAGATCATCGTCGCCGACAACGCGGGTTTTTGCTTCGGCGTCGAGCGCGCGCTCGACATGGTCAAGGGGGAGGAGGAGGCCGGCCCACGCCCCCTGCACACGCTCGGCTCGCTGATCCACAATCCCCAGGTCGTGGAGCGCCTGCGCCAGGAGGGAGTGCGCCAGGTGTCATCCCTGGACGAGGTCGCCGGCGGCACCGTCGTCATCCCCTCCCACGGGGTGGGCCCGGAGGTTTCGCGGCAGGCGCGCGAGCGCGGCCTGCATGTAGCGGACGCCACCTGCCCGTTCGTGGCGCGAGCGCAGGATCACGTGCGGGCGCTGGCCGACGGGGGCTACCAGGTCATCATCCTCGGCGACAAGGGGCACCCCGAGGTCGCGGGCCTGGTGGGGGCCGCCGGCGGGCAGGCGGTGGTCATCGAGCACGAGGATGAGCTGGCGGGGATAGAGCTCCGGCCGCGGGTGGGACTGGTGGTGCAGACCACCCAGGCGCCGGCGCGGCTGGGCGCGGTGGCCGCGGCGCTGGCGGTGAGAGCGCGCGAGCTGCGCGCCTTCAACACCATCTGCGGCGCGACCTCCCAGCGCCAGGAGTCGGCGCTGCGCCTGGCGCAGCAGGTGGAGGTCATGGTCGTCGTCGGCGGCAAGAACAGCGCCAACACCAACCGCCTGAGCCAGTTGTGCGAGCAGACGGGCGTCCCCACCCACCACGTCGAGACCGCCGCCGAGCTCGACCCGCAGTGGTTCCGGGGGGCCCGCAAGACCGGCGTCACCGCCGGCGCCTCCACCCCCGAGTGGCTGATTCACGAGGTCGTCGAAGCCCTGCGGCGGATTGGGGAGTAA
- a CDS encoding 2-hydroxyacyl-CoA dehydratase: MAPVGITTTVPIEVIYAAGRAVVDLNNAFITSADPGDLVDRAELAGFPRTLCGWIKGIYTAALDLGLQQVVAVTQGDCSNTCALMETLADAGVEIIPFAYPYDRDRDLLALQVEKLRARFGASPEAVAKTKRRLDAIRLKARRIDDLTWQSDAVTGRQNHYYQVTCSDMKSDPPAFAAELESFLAGLPDSEPLHPDRLRLGYIGVPPIVTDLYDHLEALGARVVFNENQRQFAMPFDTDDLVEQYRMYTYPYDIFWRLRNIEAEIARRGVEGVIHYTQNFCYHQIEDIIVRRHVEQPVLTLAAERPGPMDAGMRLRLESFVEMLRHGRRES, translated from the coding sequence ATGGCCCCCGTCGGCATCACCACCACCGTCCCCATCGAGGTCATCTACGCCGCCGGGCGCGCGGTGGTTGACCTCAACAACGCCTTCATCACCAGCGCCGACCCCGGCGACCTGGTGGATCGCGCCGAGCTGGCCGGCTTCCCCCGCACCCTCTGCGGCTGGATCAAGGGCATTTACACCGCCGCCCTCGACCTCGGCTTGCAGCAGGTCGTCGCCGTCACCCAGGGCGACTGCTCAAACACCTGCGCGCTGATGGAGACCCTCGCCGATGCGGGGGTCGAGATCATCCCCTTCGCTTATCCCTATGACCGCGACCGCGACCTGCTCGCCCTGCAAGTCGAGAAGCTGCGCGCCCGGTTCGGCGCATCGCCGGAGGCGGTCGCCAAGACCAAGCGCCGCCTCGATGCCATCCGCCTCAAGGCGCGCCGCATTGACGACCTGACCTGGCAGAGCGACGCCGTCACCGGCCGGCAGAACCATTACTACCAGGTCACCTGCAGCGACATGAAATCCGATCCCCCGGCGTTCGCGGCCGAACTGGAGAGCTTCCTGGCCGGCCTTCCCGACAGTGAGCCGCTGCATCCCGACCGCCTGCGCCTCGGCTACATCGGCGTGCCGCCCATCGTCACCGACCTCTACGACCACCTCGAAGCGCTGGGCGCGCGGGTCGTGTTCAACGAGAACCAGCGCCAGTTCGCCATGCCCTTTGACACCGACGACCTGGTCGAGCAGTACCGGATGTACACCTATCCCTACGACATCTTCTGGCGCCTGCGCAACATCGAGGCCGAGATCGCGCGCCGCGGCGTGGAAGGCGTCATCCACTACACCCAGAACTTCTGCTATCATCAGATCGAGGACATCATCGTGCGGCGGCACGTTGAGCAGCCGGTGCTCACCCTGGCCGCCGAGCGACCGGGGCCGATGGACGCGGGGATGCGGCTGCGCCTCGAGAGCTTCGTCGAGATGCTGCGGCACGGACGGAGGGAGAGCTAA
- a CDS encoding glycosyltransferase, which yields MSRVCLITTVRQEAEGIAELMDSIQAQTRRPERVVVADGGSTDVTADLARRYQDRLPLTVLVLPGANRSRGRNAAIAVGDEPVIACVDAGCVLDPEWLVTIVRPLEEQDDIDVVAGYYEAAPRTTLERAAAAALVPAAAEVDPETFLPSSRSIAFRRAAWERVGGYPEWTPYNEDTVFDVALRRAGMKFAFAPRAVVRWRPQGRPARLFRQFYRFARGDGLSGLWFAHYGKAYLELVVAAAIIALGMGANRAALWALPALALLYGARLARRARRRGAGPGTALLAPLAMGIVDLAHLCGYTIGIGQRLALAALGRAPQVRSASH from the coding sequence GTGAGCCGCGTCTGCCTGATCACCACCGTGCGCCAGGAGGCGGAGGGCATCGCCGAGCTCATGGACTCCATCCAGGCGCAGACGCGACGGCCCGAACGCGTGGTCGTCGCCGACGGGGGCTCCACCGACGTCACCGCCGACCTCGCGCGCCGCTACCAGGACCGCTTGCCGCTGACGGTGCTCGTCCTGCCCGGGGCCAATCGCTCGCGCGGGCGCAACGCGGCCATTGCCGTCGGCGACGAGCCCGTCATCGCCTGCGTTGACGCGGGGTGTGTGCTCGATCCCGAATGGCTGGTGACCATCGTGCGACCGCTGGAAGAGCAGGACGATATTGACGTCGTCGCCGGCTACTACGAGGCCGCGCCGCGCACGACGTTGGAACGCGCGGCGGCGGCCGCCCTGGTGCCGGCGGCGGCGGAGGTGGACCCCGAGACCTTCCTGCCCTCCAGCCGCTCCATCGCTTTTCGGCGCGCGGCGTGGGAGCGGGTGGGCGGGTATCCGGAGTGGACGCCCTACAACGAGGACACCGTCTTCGACGTCGCGCTGCGGCGCGCGGGCATGAAGTTCGCGTTCGCGCCGCGGGCGGTCGTGCGCTGGCGGCCACAGGGGCGCCCGGCGCGCTTGTTTCGACAGTTCTATCGCTTCGCCCGGGGCGACGGGTTGTCCGGCCTGTGGTTCGCGCATTACGGCAAGGCGTACCTGGAGCTGGTGGTGGCGGCGGCGATCATCGCGCTGGGCATGGGGGCGAACCGAGCGGCGCTGTGGGCGCTCCCGGCCCTCGCGCTCCTCTATGGGGCGCGGCTCGCCCGGCGCGCCCGCCGACGTGGCGCGGGCCCGGGTACCGCCCTGCTGGCGCCGCTGGCGATGGGGATCGTGGACCTCGCCCATCTCTGCGGCTATACCATCGGCATCGGGCAGCGCCTCGCGCTGGCGGCGTTGGGGCGCGCCCCGCAGGTCCGGAGTGCGAGCCACTGA
- a CDS encoding response regulator, translated as MTAAMPFPGTRKGSKILVAEAERHIARLIQVNLERAGYRVVTAPDGKEALMKAESEQPDLILLGALSPPLDADEVLERLRASEATKHLRVVMVPHERRGGGSRRS; from the coding sequence ATGACAGCTGCCATGCCGTTCCCTGGGACGCGTAAAGGCAGCAAGATCCTCGTGGCAGAAGCCGAGCGTCACATCGCACGTCTCATCCAGGTCAACCTGGAGCGTGCGGGCTACCGAGTCGTTACTGCCCCGGATGGCAAGGAGGCGCTAATGAAAGCAGAGTCAGAGCAGCCGGACCTGATTCTTCTGGGCGCCCTCAGCCCACCCCTCGACGCGGATGAAGTGCTCGAGCGTCTGCGCGCTAGCGAAGCGACGAAACACTTGCGCGTGGTCATGGTGCCCCATGAGCGGCGAGGTGGCGGCTCTCGCCGCAGCTAG